GAGGTGCCACCACCCGCTCCCGCGGTGCCACCAAAGCGTCCGCAGATGCCACCACCGCGACGGCCGCCTCCAGGACCACCGCCAGCGCCGCGCCGCACGCACCCGAAGCCCCCGGAGATGCCACCAAGACCCCCGGAGATGCCTCCATACCCCCTGGAGATGCCTCCAAACCCCCTGGAGATGCCACCAAACCCTTGGGAGATGCCACCAAACCCTTGGGAGANNNNNNNNNNGGAGATGCCACCAAACCCTTGGGAGATGCCACCAAACCCTTGGGAGATGCCTCCAAACCCTCCAGAGATGCCTCCAAACCCTCCGGAGATGCCTCCAAACCCTCCGGAGATGCCTCCAAACCCCCCGCAGATGCCTCCAACCCCCCCGGCGCCGCCCCCGAAGCCCCCGCAGATGCCACCACCGCCGAGCCCTCGTCCGGCGCCCCGTGCTCCGCctgcccccgccccgctccccccttcccctgcgcCGCCTGCCCCAAATCCTACGGCACCCTCTCCAAGCTCACCATCCACCAGCGCGCCCACACGGGCGAACGTCCCTTTTCCTGCCCGGATTGCCCCAAATCTTTCGCCGACCCTTCCGTCTACCGCAAGCACCGGCGGGGCCACGCCGGCCTCCGGCCTCACCGCTGCGGCGCCTGCCCCAAAGCCTACGCCGAGCGCAAGGACCTCCGCAACCACCAGCGCAGCCACACGGGCGAGCGGCCCTTCCTGTGCGCCGAGTGCGGCAAGAGCTTCGGCCGCTCGTCCTCCCTCGCCTGCCACCAGCGCATCCACGCGCCCCGCAAGCCCTACGCCTGCGGCACCTGCGGCAAGTCCTtcacccagctctcctcctACCAAAGCCACCAGCGCGTCCACACCGGCGAGCGGCCCTACCTGTGCCCCCAGTGCGGCCGCATGTTCTCCGACCCCTCCAGCTACCGGCGGCACCAGCGGGCCCACCAAGGCGTCAAGCCCTACGGTTGCGGCGAGTGCGGCAAGGCCTTCCGGCAACCGGCCGACCTGGCCGTGCACCGGCGGACCCACACGGGCGAGCGGCCCTGGCGCTGCGGCGAGTGCGGGAAGGCCTTCGTGGCCTCCTGGGACCTCAAGAGGCACCGGTTGACCCACACGGGCGAGCGGCCCTGGCGCTGCGGCGAGTGCGGCAAAGGCTTCGGCGAGCGGGCGGCGCTGGGCAAGCACCGGCGGACGCACTCGGGCGAGCGGCCCTACGCCTGCGGGCGCTGCGGGAAGGGCTTCGGGGGCGCCTCGGGGCTGCGCAAGCACGAGAGGACGCACGGCAAGCGGGAGGGCGAGGAGGTCCCCGAGGCGgccgccgggccgggctgcggggcggTGGCTACCGGGGTTCAGGGTTTGGCCACCGATGCGGCCGCCGGGGTTGGGGGTGGTGTGGGCCGCAATATGGCCGCCGCTGGCCGCGGCGTGGCCGCTGGCGTGGGCCACGAGCTGAGGGCTCCGCCGGGACACAATATGGCCACCGTTGGCCGCAGCGTGGCCGCCGGGCTCGGGGCCAGCATGGCCGCCGGACTCGGGCCCAACATGGCCGCCGGACTTGCCCACAACATGGCTGCCGTCGCCCCAGGGCCTATCATGGCCTCCGGTCGCGACGTGGCCGCCACCATCGCGCCGGGTCACGACATGGCCGCCGCCACCGGGGGACCCATGGACTGCGGGGGCCTCAACATGGCCGCCGCCTTTGGTGCTCCCAACATGGCCGCCCCCGGCGTGGCCACACCCAACATGGCTGCCCCCATGGGAGGCCCCAGCGTGGCGGTCCTTGGGGTGGGCCCCAAAATGGCCGCCCCCATTGTGGCCACGCCCAACATGGCCTCCTCTAACGTGGCCACACCCAATATGGCCGCCTCTAATGTGGCCATGCCCAATGTGGCTGCTTCCAATATGGCCACGCCCAACATGGC
This genomic window from Oxyura jamaicensis isolate SHBP4307 breed ruddy duck chromosome 14 unlocalized genomic scaffold, BPBGC_Ojam_1.0 oxy14_random_OJ69770, whole genome shotgun sequence contains:
- the ZNF668 gene encoding zinc finger protein 668, which encodes MGATTRSRGATKPSGDASKPSGDASKPPADASNPPGAAPEAPADATTAEPSSGAPCSACPRPAPPFPCAACPKSYGTLSKLTIHQRAHTGERPFSCPDCPKSFADPSVYRKHRRGHAGLRPHRCGACPKAYAERKDLRNHQRSHTGERPFLCAECGKSFGRSSSLACHQRIHAPRKPYACGTCGKSFTQLSSYQSHQRVHTGERPYLCPQCGRMFSDPSSYRRHQRAHQGVKPYGCGECGKAFRQPADLAVHRRTHTGERPWRCGECGKAFVASWDLKRHRLTHTGERPWRCGECGKGFGERAALGKHRRTHSGERPYACGRCGKGFGGASGLRKHERTHGKREGEEVPEAAA